The Corvus hawaiiensis isolate bCorHaw1 chromosome 2, bCorHaw1.pri.cur, whole genome shotgun sequence genome includes a window with the following:
- the PRMT8 gene encoding protein arginine N-methyltransferase 8 isoform X2, with the protein MGMKHSSRCLLLRRKMAENAADSTEVCPIPSQPPQPTVVPKPVQSVIHVPLQPSCPGRGKMAKLINPEEMTSRDYYFDSYAHFGIHEEMLKDEVRTLTYRNSMYHNKHVFKDKIVLDVGSGTGILSMFAAKAGAKKVYGIECSSISDYSEKIIKANHLDNIITIFKGKVEEVELPVDQVDIIISEWMGYCLFYESMLNTVIFARDKWLKPGGLMFPDRAALYVVAIEDRQYKDFKIHWWENVYGFDMTCIRDVAMKEPLVDIVDPKQVVTNACLIKEVDIYTVKTEELEFTSAFCLQIQRNDYIHALVTYFNIEFTKCHKKMGFSTAPDAPYTHWKQTVFYLEDYLTVRRGEEIYGTISMKPNAKNVRDLDFTVDLDFKGQLCEMSVSNDYKMR; encoded by the exons GTTTGCCCTATTCCATCCCAGCCTCCACAGCCTACTGTTGTTCCAAAGCCAGTTCAATCTGTCATACATGTTCCATTACAACCAAGCTGCCCGGGCCGAGGCAAGATGGCAAAGCTCATCAATCCAGAAGAGATGACATCCAGGGATTATTACTTTGATTCCTATGCTCACTTTGGAATTCATGag GAAATGTTAAAAGATGAAGTGCGCACGTTAACCTATAGAAACTCAATGTATCACaataaacatgtttttaaagatAAGATTGTCCTCGATGTTGGAAGTGGCACAGGAATCCTCTCCATGTTTGCTGCAAAGGCAGGAGCAAAGAAGGTATATGGG attGAATGCTCAAGTATATCTGACTACTCAGAAAAAATTATCAAGGCCAACCACTTGGACAACA TAATCACAATATTTAAAGGTAAAGTGGAAGAAGTTGAATTACCTGTGGATCAAGTAGACATCATCATCAGCGAGTGGATGGGTTACTGTCTGTTCTATGAGTCAATGTTAAACACAGTCATCTTCGCACGAGACAAGTGGCTG AAACCTGGAGGGCTAATGTTTCCAGACCGAGCTGCTTTGTACGTGGTAGCAATTGAAGACAGACAGTACAAGGACTTCAAAATTCACT GGTGGGAGAATGTGTACGGCTTTGACATGACCTGTATTAGGGATGTTGCCATGAAGGAGCCCTTGGTGGACATAGTAGATCCAAAGCAAGTGGTGACCAACGCCTGCTTAATAAAG GAAGTAGACATTTATACAGTGAAGACTGAAGAATTGGAATTTACTTCTGCATTCTGCCTCCAAATTCAGCGTAATGATTACATTCATGCCTTGGTCACCTATTTTAATATTGAATTTACGAAGTGCCACAAGAAGATGGGATTTTCTACAG CACCTGATGCTCCTTATACTCACTGGAAGCAAACTGTCTTCTACTTGGAGGACTATTTAACTGTGAGACGAGGAGAAGAAATTTATGGGACTATATCCATGAAACCAAATGCAAAAAATGTG CGTGACCTGGATTTCACAGTAGACTTGGATTTTAAAGGACAGCTATGTGAAATGTCAGTATCTAATGACTACAAAATGCGTTAG
- the PRMT8 gene encoding protein arginine N-methyltransferase 8 isoform X1, whose amino-acid sequence MGMKHSSRCLLLRRKMAENAADSTEVCPIPSQPPQPTVVPKPVQSVIHVPLQPSCPGRGKMAKLINPEEMTSRDYYFDSYAHFGIHEEMLKDEVRTLTYRNSMYHNKHVFKDKIVLDVGSGTGILSMFAAKAGAKKVYGIECSSISDYSEKIIKANHLDNSKVEEVELPVDQVDIIISEWMGYCLFYESMLNTVIFARDKWLKPGGLMFPDRAALYVVAIEDRQYKDFKIHWWENVYGFDMTCIRDVAMKEPLVDIVDPKQVVTNACLIKEVDIYTVKTEELEFTSAFCLQIQRNDYIHALVTYFNIEFTKCHKKMGFSTAPDAPYTHWKQTVFYLEDYLTVRRGEEIYGTISMKPNAKNVRDLDFTVDLDFKGQLCEMSVSNDYKMR is encoded by the exons GTTTGCCCTATTCCATCCCAGCCTCCACAGCCTACTGTTGTTCCAAAGCCAGTTCAATCTGTCATACATGTTCCATTACAACCAAGCTGCCCGGGCCGAGGCAAGATGGCAAAGCTCATCAATCCAGAAGAGATGACATCCAGGGATTATTACTTTGATTCCTATGCTCACTTTGGAATTCATGag GAAATGTTAAAAGATGAAGTGCGCACGTTAACCTATAGAAACTCAATGTATCACaataaacatgtttttaaagatAAGATTGTCCTCGATGTTGGAAGTGGCACAGGAATCCTCTCCATGTTTGCTGCAAAGGCAGGAGCAAAGAAGGTATATGGG attGAATGCTCAAGTATATCTGACTACTCAGAAAAAATTATCAAGGCCAACCACTTGGACAACA GTAAAGTGGAAGAAGTTGAATTACCTGTGGATCAAGTAGACATCATCATCAGCGAGTGGATGGGTTACTGTCTGTTCTATGAGTCAATGTTAAACACAGTCATCTTCGCACGAGACAAGTGGCTG AAACCTGGAGGGCTAATGTTTCCAGACCGAGCTGCTTTGTACGTGGTAGCAATTGAAGACAGACAGTACAAGGACTTCAAAATTCACT GGTGGGAGAATGTGTACGGCTTTGACATGACCTGTATTAGGGATGTTGCCATGAAGGAGCCCTTGGTGGACATAGTAGATCCAAAGCAAGTGGTGACCAACGCCTGCTTAATAAAG GAAGTAGACATTTATACAGTGAAGACTGAAGAATTGGAATTTACTTCTGCATTCTGCCTCCAAATTCAGCGTAATGATTACATTCATGCCTTGGTCACCTATTTTAATATTGAATTTACGAAGTGCCACAAGAAGATGGGATTTTCTACAG CACCTGATGCTCCTTATACTCACTGGAAGCAAACTGTCTTCTACTTGGAGGACTATTTAACTGTGAGACGAGGAGAAGAAATTTATGGGACTATATCCATGAAACCAAATGCAAAAAATGTG CGTGACCTGGATTTCACAGTAGACTTGGATTTTAAAGGACAGCTATGTGAAATGTCAGTATCTAATGACTACAAAATGCGTTAG